Sequence from the Amaranthus tricolor cultivar Red isolate AtriRed21 chromosome 16, ASM2621246v1, whole genome shotgun sequence genome:
tgaatttcaaattttcaaagtggacaagtaaaatttattttcttaaaatggaATTTCAAAGTGTAATAAAGTACGAAGGTTATTTATCAGTAATAAAGAGCAAATGTTGTATTTGTTGTAATTGCAAGTGGTTGAGAGTTGTGTGTCTTCCTGATTCATTCATTGCAATTTTAAATATCATACCTCAATGAACTTATCTCATAACAAGGAGACATATTTTTCATATATGAAACTAATGGTTGAACATACCCTAGTGTTGAATACTCAACATAAAGAATTAGCctcattttcctttttagtcTATTCTATTCAGTTTGcccaatttctatttttagccaTAACCCACACTCTATTCTTACATTTTCATCCACACATTTCTCCCACTTTCCCATAAAATAACTTTTACTCACTTTTCTTGATATTCATCCCATTTGTACTTTGGTCTATTTTCTTTGGGATAGAGGAGGTATTAATGTTATTCTTCGAAATAAATCATAAAGTTCATATAACTCCCCCACGCCCCACCCATCAAAAAGAGAACTAAGAACTACTGATGAAATTTCAGGTTTGAGACTCTAAAATGTATAGTCATGGTTCTTTATTTCTTTTGGATAATCTCACACATTTATGTCAATTATAGTCATCCAATCTTCAGATTCTTATCAATTGCAAACATGAGTCTTAGCTCGTTACTATAAAACAAGACTAACTAGTTCTTCTGTGCATTGTCTGAAGTCAGCAATTTTGATCAGGAAAATGGATCTCACCACTCAGCTGTGTTTACATTAAGTACGTTTCCTGTATGCACCTTGAGATACACAAATCTCGGAGCCAGACTAGCTGTTGGATATGAAAATGGGCAGGTGACTGCATTTTTAATTGAAGAATGTCTTTTAACTTTTCATTATGTAATAGAAACTTTACAGACTTCATTTGTTGACATTCAAACATTCTGCTCCCTTTCAGGTTGCTATGCTTAATATAAGCTCGTCAAGTGTCTTATTTTTCATAGATACTCTTTCAAGCCCAAGTTCCCATGTGGTCTCATTTTCACCAGCAATATCTTCAGAAATATATGGATTGACATCCATTTTTGATCAATCCACACTTCATGAAAAGACTCGGATTAAAGAGATTATATTTGCCTTAACAAAGGATTTGCATATTTCAGTTGTAGAAAGTTCCAACGGAAATGTGATTGGCTCTGTCTCTAAAGATCATAAGGAATCAACTGCAATTTCTATGCACATTCTTGGTAAGCGTACGCTAGATACTGGCACTTTAATCGCTCACATCTCACGTGCTACTAAATTGAAGGTTGATAGTAATACTTATAATGATGTTGTTTTACAGAGGGAACTAAGTGCATCACTGAAGTCTCTGGTGGGAAACAGGAGCACAGTGAAGAAGCTAAAGCATCTGAAGGAACTTTTGATAGCGTTGACCGATATTCTGATCTTTTGCCAAGTTGTAAGGACTTGCAGATTTTAATCTGCTGCACCGATGTCTTATTGTTGTACTTTTTGAAGTCCGTGATTAAGGTTCTTCTCTAATGCTAATTccattttatttatgtattttctCACGTCCTCTCTCTTCCTTCTTCCCTCCCTTTATTTATGCTTGCATTGGTTCAAACAGGGGCATGCTGATTCAATCTGTGAGGTTCATCTTCCAAACACCAGCTGTTGGACAACCGTTTTCAAGAAAGACGAGGAGGAGGATGTGCTGCTTGTATTTTATCAGACAGGTTCAATGGAGATTAGGTGGGTCTCtcaccaaaccctaattttgtttctatatTCTTACAACATCAATTACCTCAATGCTATTAGGGGCTCACACTTAGGCTCCCATCTAGATGGATAATTGTGGGAAGGTCAAATGTGCGCAACCTTACCTTGTTACCCTTGTAAGTAATGACAAAAAAGTTGTTTCTGATTGATCTTTGGTAACAAACATTATGTGCAACTTTACACATGTAAAAAGTTCACATGATTTGATGAGATATTTTGATATAGTCCATTATAGtccgaaaccaaagaactatagaTCTTTAGCTTGAATGAACATAAGACTGAATGAAGTGGACATTGGCAATATTTTACTACCATTTATTTTGGAACTAACCAAGTCAGCCGTTGAAAAACACTTTATATACTACACTAGATCATAGAAGTAATAATTGTGAATACTTCTTTTTAAGGTCTAGAAAAACTCTAGCCATAGACCTCCTGATTTTAATTGAGATAATCAACTTTAGAGGGTATACTGAGCTACTCAATTTCTCAAGTGAAAGAGGTTAGATATGTAATGTTTGAAATGTCTTGCTTAGGATCTGGAGTGTGCATCTTTATTGTGTTGCACTATACAGAAGCAAAAATATGATCTGAGTTTATATctttatatacaaatatactTTTTAGGTGGAATTGGAAGCATTAAGTGTATAACTATACTGATCTTAACATGAAGTAAATATAATCTTTTAGTTACTATTCTGAGTGACAGGTCTTTGCAAAATCTTGAAGTTTTGGGAGAAGTCTCTCTACTGTCCATTCTGCGATGGAACTTCAGGACCAATATGGATAAGACAATGGCTTGCACAGAAAAGGGCCAGATTACTTTGGTTTGTCTGTTTCtttcttcataatttttttatgcatATCTAAATATGTCTCATAAATCCGTTTATTCATATCCACGTAAAGTACTATTCAAGCTAATTTGACTTATGAAAGTTGTAAATTACATTTTCAGCACTTATATATAGAAGTACACATGGTTTTAATGAATAATTTTCCTTTAGTCTGCTACAATCTAAAACCAAATGCACGTAGTTGTTTCCAGAAAAAAGTAATTCGAAATGAGTTGAGAGGGGAGAAAGCAGGTATAAGACTAAAAGGTACTTATGGAAAACTTTAGAAGGAATAAGTTTGGCATAAACTACCACATCAAGCGATTCACTTGTTTTTGCATTATGCTCTTAAGCCAGGTTAAATATTGAAAATGCTTGGAAACCTTAATCATACATTAAACTAAAAGGTTTGGAAAATTCCAAGTGTCACAATTAAATAGGGTTTGCCAAATGAAACTCATTTATTAGCTAAAAAACTAACATGGCGTTTGATCTTGACCAAAATCTCTACATTATATTTTCTTTGactaacatttatttatagttaaattaagtaaattagAGGATATAATATACTGCATAATAATTGttgataattttcaaaattacatagttaatttatacatataagtGTCAAAACAGAGTGTTTCTACTGCATAATATCTCTggctttattttcttaatatcatATGTTTATAAATGTCGATGCTAAAAACCGTGAATTGTACGGGTTTCTATACTAGTACAATATATTATTCATGATAATCTGAGTTAGACATGAccaaaattctcaaaataaagttGGATAGGATTGCAACAATTGCCTTTGTATCCATTTTATTAATTTGCTGGAAAAAAATCTAACCAATCTGTTTCAGAGTAgcttttaatcatttttttctCAATGATTTTGTTATCCATGAATTTGTGTTCTGAGTTGTGTTTGTGAGTAGGGGTGTCTGCTCGGTCAGTGTTCTATGTATGTCACTTTGATTCACGGTATTCTTTGTAGTAAATCTCTTTGACtctttcccttttccttttccacAGTTGAATGGATGTGAATTTGTCATTCTGTCTCTTTTGGCTCATGAAAATGATTTCAGGTATTTACTTTGTATCAACCCCCTCATTCACACCCTGTATGTAACCTCGAGAATCAATTTACAGTTGGAATATCAAGATCAATtgctaataatttttttctctttgtgTTCTTTTCTTTAATGCTAGGATCCCACAATCTTTACCGTGTTTGTATGATGAGGCCCTGGCAGCTGCTTTAGATCTAAGCTCTCCGAATGATAAGAAAGATAAGGTAGTGACTTATGTTAACAGTAGCATGCTTTTTTCACTGTTCACATTTTTCACCAGaaatttacaaatattttgCATGCAGTCAAATTTGATTGGAAAACAAAACTATTAATATCTCATCATCTAGTTAAGTAGTGCTCATAGAAAAGTTGTGGATGCCATCGCTATTGTGGTAACGGCGTCGAATCACAATATTGCAGACGTGGCACCTCGCGGTGCTACTACAAGTTTTGCGGAAATCTCAATGTGAATTTTTGAACTTGAAAAATATCTATTAATCTTTGTAACTCAAGTTTTCAACACATATATTGAATATAAAGCTTATAATACACCCAATGTTACATAATTCGCTGGTTAATTCGCTTTTTAAATTCGTGATTCACTTACAATGACCAAAAagcctaaaaccaaccataattcGTTTTTTCTGATTCACGAGCAAATTAGTGAAACATGTGACATTGAATACACCTTTTAGAACCTAATATGTATTTAAAAAGATTGTAATAGTTAGTGTGTTAGAGTAACAACTTATATTGGTGTTACtacatgattttatatgacaagTTACGTGTTGGGGTTTTACATAACAGGCTCAAAATCCGTTCTAAAGCGTAGGAAGATTCTGTTTACATCTTTGAAATTAATTGACAAGTTACGTATTGGGTTTCAAATGATTCATGCATTGAACTCTAAAAATCTCGTAAAATTTCCTTTAATCTTTTAAAACTATCCATTACTTAGTATCTTGAACCATTAGAAGGTTCTGTTTATATCTGATGCATTTGTTTCGGATAACTTGTTGCAGGAAACATCTTCAGGAATTTTTGGTGGAATAATAAAAGGCTTAAGAGCAAGTACAGAAGATCAGAATACAAATCTCAAGGAGAGTCCAAAATTTCTCCGATCAGCATTAGATAAAGTATTTGCTGGTCTTAAATTAGACTCTTCTATAGCCGTTAAAGATTCTGAAAAGGCGGTTGAGCTCAACATTGGTTCGTGTTATTCTTTTCGCCTCCCTTTCTCCGCGTATTCTTCGTTCTTGCTGTTTCTGAGTCTCCTTTTctgtttttctttgattttcttcATTTGTTGATCAGATGATTTAGAAATTGATGGGCCTCTGAATGTCTCTCCAATAGTTCACAAAAGCAAACATGAAAATATAGGTGTATTGTCGAACTTTGCTCTCTACGTCCGAATTCATGAAGttttattccactttcttaTTTGAGTTATCTCTTTTTTGTTCCGCTTTCCTTTTATAGCAAGGTTTATGGATAACTCTACTCTAATTAAGGATTGTGATTATATCAAATTTGtaccttttttatattttatgaatttactttattttttttacttttaataaaattttatttgtaatacATGGACCCCCACATTAATCCACTGcgtgaaaaatcaaatgttagagtatataacatatcctggggcctcaaccatcggtttaaacttttggttgagttggttccttgacatggtatccgagccagcgtgacaagagatcaaaggttcgaatctcaatcacccctcatttaaagtgggaATATTTAGCACCAGGTATGAGGTGGTCTtctgttgcatccacacttctagcccaaaggactctcgtgtgaggggacatgttagagtatataatatatcctggggcctcaaccatcagcttaagcttttggttgaattggttccttgacaacaAACCGTGCAAAATGAAAGTAGAATATAACTTTGGGATGTAGGGAGTATTACTGTTTTGCATTTATGTTTATGAATCAATTACCTTGTGATTTTAAACATGGCAGATAAGAGCACAGAAAGGAAAAAGTTGTTTGAAGGTGGAACCTCTGAAACAAAGCCAAAACAGAGAACAATCGAAGAAATCAAGGCCAAGTACAGAAAGGCTGGGGTAAAGATCGAACTAGATTTCAGTTTGTTGTTTGTGATATGATAAAATCCTGACATAGCCTTCTCTACAGGATACGTCCTCGTCTACAGCGTCTGCTGCCTCTGCGGCATCTGAAGCAAGAAACAAGCTTTTGGAAAGGAAAGAAAAGCTTGAGGTATCTTTATCGAATGTTAAATGTGTCTTATGTCTTTTTTAAAGTTGATATCGAATTAGAACTACACAAGCTATAATGTGGATTCCAGGCTCGAGCCTGCCTAGATCATAGCCCAGGtcattgattaaaaaaattaatgtattgttgagtGTTTGTCTCACCCTGTACTAATATCTTGAATTAGCCACTACAAGCAGAAAAGGGTTGTTGATGTTTATCGAGTTTATCactttgttttcctttttttcaatctttcttcaCTAGAAATAGGTACTCTTGTTGGGTTTTAAGTTGAACATATCGTAGTATTTTCGTACGAACAACTACATGTAACTTGATGTGTGCTGCATCCCCTCTCTATAACTTTAGGCGGTGCAAGTTATGCAGAACTCCGTTTAGGTAATTCTTGAGCACTGCCTACCCGATGTAACTGTTTCTTCTTAGACATTCAAATTTCACTATTATGTAGAACGATCAATCGGGTGGGTTTCAGGTCGGGATAAATGGACAGGTTTACTAATATTTTATCGATCCACTTTTTCAGAGAATTGACAAGAACAGTGAAGAGCTAAGAAATAATGCTGAAAACTTTGCCTCAATGGCCAAAGAACTGGCAAAGAAGATGGAAAATCGCAAGTGGTGGCAGTTATAAGCATGAACACCAACAGAATATGTGCTGATCTATCACACTAACTCTTTTTGTTGATTGATCTTATTCAATGAAGATGGTTATTCACGACGTTTTGACTCCCAGAACTTGATCGTTCAATAAAAGTTTTTAGGATAAACGGGAAGGGAAGTGCACACATACACTGAGAAGGGCAGTGTACATTATATATTGCTCAATCAATACCTGTTTAGTAACTTGCGAGATAAACTGTGTTGTATAATACACCACTTTACTTGTATACCTATCACCTAGTACGTTGTAACTCGGTGGGTCACTTCTGTAACTCGATAGACGATGGGTCACTGTAATTTTGAAGTGTaaatattttatgtaaaataaCATGTTTTTTATACGTATCGATGTCGAAAAACATAATGTTACATTTGTAAGACCATATGCTAACTCATAGGTTGTACTTTGTTTATCATGAAGTAAAAAGCTTTGTTTTCCAAGAGTATAAAGTGGATTTTGTGCCTTATACTCTATTTAAGAGTCTTTTTTTCTTAGTGAACTTTTGTCCATTGTGTTTCTCTAGTTGGAAATCAAAAAACAATCTAGTTCAAAAGGTGGATATCGAGTCATAGTCAGTGCTGCTTCTTAAATCATCTGATTAGGGAGACTTCTTCTAAAATTAAGAGTTCACATTATCAAGCTAGTGACTTTATTAACTATAACACCCTGAATTTCGATACAAACAACTTTTGTGAAATAGCATTTTACTAAAAATGGCCAGAAACTAGTTAAAATTAGAATTTTCGAAATTGTCAGAATATCTTACGATTTTCTCCATATTACAACTTAAGATAAAATATGTGAAAATTAAATGAAAGATTGAACTTACCcacaccaaaaaaaataaaatctatcaaagttttggaaaaattaccacTTGAAATAACCCCAAACGCCGCAAAACACAACAAAGATTGAAAATTTATTGCTTCTTCTGTATGTTGCATTTCGTAAATTGGATAGCAAAAAAACATGTGTTTTATAAACCTACGAAACACGTTAAAATTGACTGCCATATTATGTGTGATAAAGTCATGAAAGGTTTATTACAATTGTCATACTTGCGTACAACTAATCAAATTGCTAATCTTTTTACTAAAACTCTTCCTTCTGTTAGGTGTTTTACCCAACCTCTACTTTTAGGGGATGTTGATATTTGTACAGGTTTTCTCAtcaacactatttttttttttctttggctGAATGTGAATGTGTAGAGGTGTTTAATTGGATCGTCggaattattttagtttaaggTTTATAGGTTGTTTCTAAAATCGAATCTCGTATCCAcatcaatttttatataattttaaattcatttgaaGACGGGTTTTGTTACAAAGTCGGATAAAATATTCTTACCTACATTCTGGTCATTGGGTTGATTTCGGATCGGACTAAAATCGAATTTTGCTTTCACATTGTTTTTTACatgattgtaaatttattttttagttgaatCAAATCAGATTTAATTATAAAGTTGaatgaatatatattaaattatcagGTCTATTTTAAACCTCTGTATCGCTGTACGGCCATGCTTCTTTATAAATTCTATGTCTACGTATCACCTTTTGTTTGTTCTTTACCTCAGGCTCTTACTAATCTACAACTACTTATTAATGGCTAGAATAACACGATCAGAATTATAAGTTAACctaataattgattattaattgCTTTTTGTTTCACCTTCTTTTTATTGATAAGAATTCTCTAGC
This genomic interval carries:
- the LOC130803063 gene encoding uncharacterized protein LOC130803063 isoform X4: MMLKRERYCGSSIAYQPLQFLAAEIPLHNDQAVVGVLTQPYTGASRLLLAFDNGVIVLWDITKDQLVHVRGWNNHQVNDGHGDSSEISRINEGKNQLGHEQTDKEIISLCWASSDGYILAVGYVDGDIVFWNLSDVTTSKDHKAGAPAKVTKLQLSSAERRFPVIVLHWSAKGVHDYPGGQLFVYGGDEIGSAEVLTILSLEWSPKRDALKNVIRANVTLQGSFADMILLHSFSVVEDMDTTSLFLLTSPGQLQYYDSPSLSQLISHQDKSCTIPLAYSSIVPTTEPYLTIGRFISIHGNIELLAALSEMASAVELQETNLSCEKSSKWPLNGGVPCHLSLLGERKVERLYIAGYQDGSVRVWDATYPILSPIYLLDPEVKGITSAGVNGSVSAVDFSSETLKIAVGNDCGAVHVHNLTRNINETSSHVVSGIQSEVSNFDQENGSHHSAVFTLSTFPVCTLRYTNLGARLAVGYENGQVAMLNISSSSVLFFIDTLSSPSSHVVSFSPAISSEIYGLTSIFDQSTLHEKTRIKEIIFALTKDLHISVVESSNGNVIGSVSKDHKESTAISMHILEGTKCITEVSGGKQEHSEEAKASEGTFDSVDRYSDLLPSCKDLQILICCTDVLLLYFLKSVIKGHADSICEVHLPNTSCWTTVFKKDEEEDVLLVFYQTGSMEIRSLQNLEVLGEVSLLSILRWNFRTNMDKTMACTEKGQITLLNGCEFVILSLLAHENDFRIPQSLPCLYDEALAAALDLSSPNDKKDKETSSGIFGGIIKGLRASTEDQNTNLKESPKFLRSALDKVFAGLKLDSSIAVKDSEKAVELNIDDLEIDGPLNVSPIVHKSKHENIDKSTERKKLFEGGTSETKPKQRTIEEIKAKYRKAGDTSSSTASAASAASEARNKLLERKEKLERIDKNSEELRNNAENFASMAKELAKKMENRKWWQL